Within Candidatus Margulisiibacteriota bacterium, the genomic segment TAAATTTGCTTGTTTGCTGATTGCTTTTATCGTAGATAAGGTTGTTTTGTGCTGTTTTGCATAGACGTTCGTATTGATTTTTTCTATTCCAAAATAATGCCATCGTTCCGGCTTGAGTTCCTGTTTTTGGATGGTTAGCGTAATGTCCATGCCATATATGTTTTTTAAAAGAAAGTACGAGGAGGTATTCTGAAGTTTTTGAAGAGAGATATATCCTAAGGTATAGCTTTTATGGTGTCCATAAGTTTGCGGAACTATAATTCCTTTACTTCCAATCCCTGTGAGCCTTGCGTTAATTTCGCTCTGTGACGAATCAATAATAGAGGCGGATACCGGAAGTGCCGCCGATAGCAGTAAACATAATATAAATACTATTCTTATGTTCATCGGTAAGTCCTTTTATTGATCAATCATTACTCCGCATTCTGGGCATACATGAGTTCAACCCAGGCAGTTCCATTCCAAATTAATGTTAGCGTGTCGTGCTCGTCAAGAGTTCTGGTTGCATTAGCAATGCATAACGTTACACCTTTAGAGAAGATAATGCTATTTGCGGCAGCAGTATATTCAATTATTAATATTTGCCCGATATGGAAACCCGCAGTAATTGTTGTTGCCACAGCTGGTCCGCCAGCATTTCCTACCTGAATGTAAGTGTTGGTTGTCGTGCCATCTATGACGCCTACCGATCCATCGTAAGGAGTTGGAGCCGGAGCAAGAATTCCTCTAACCGTGTTTGCCGTTGCTGCAAAGTTGGCAGTAGCGACTGCATTAATTATCTTAGCACCGTCAATTCCGGTTGCAATCTTAGCATCAGTGACTGCGTTGTTGAGTATTTTGATAGTAGTGACTGCATCGGATGCCAGGGCTGTGGAGTCTATATTTCCGGCAGCAACGGCATTTGCTGTAACAGCAATGTTAGCGGTGTTAGTTGTTTCGCTGTAATTCGCTGTTGTTGCATAGTTAGCAGTGCTCACAGCATTGACGATCTTGGTCCCATCAATTCCTGTGGCTATTTTTGCATCGGTAACTGCGTCGTTAATTATTTTTGCAGTTGTAATTGCATCATCGGCGAGTGCTACGGCATCGATACTTCCGGCTGTGACAGCATTTGCAGTAAGGGCTATGCTAGCTGTGCTTACTGTATTTAGTACGGTTGTTGCCGTATCAGCCGAGGTCGCATAATTTGCTGTTGCTGCATAGTTAGCAGTTGAAACAGCATTGATAATTTTTGCTCCATCGATACCGGAGGCTATCTTAGCATCGGTTACTGCGTTGTTGAGTATTTTTATCGTGGTAACAGCATTGGGCGCGAGGGCTGTTGCATCGATGTTTCCAGCGGTGACGGCATTTGCTGTAATCGCAATGTTTGCGGTGTTAGCTGTTATGCTGTAACTAGCGGTTGCTGCATAGTTAGCTGTAGAAACCGCGTTAATGATTTTTGCGCCGTCTAGGCCGGCAGCAATCTTCGCGTTTGTTACGGATACATTAACTAATTGGGTCGTGTCAACGCTATCAGCGGCTAATTTAGTATTTGTAACAGCGCCGTTTAATATCTTAGCTGTTATAACGGCATCAGATGCAAGTGCTGGTGCGTTAATACTCCCGGCAGCTACGGCATTTGCGATGATAGCAATATTGGCTGTGCTTACTGTATTAAGTACGGTTGTTGCCGTATCAGCCAAGGTGGCATAATTTGCTGTTGACGCATAGTTAGCAGTTGAAACGGCATTGACGATCTTGGCTCCGTCCAGGCCTGTGGCTATCTTAGCATCAGTTACTGAGATATTAACTAATTGAGCAGTATCGACACTATTAGCTGCTAATTTTGTATTGGTAATGGCTGCGTTTGCTATTTTTATTGTCGTTACTGCGTTGGAGGCAAGAGACGTTGCGTCTATACTCCCGGCAGCAACTGCATTTGCAGTGATCGCTATGCTCGCGGTCGCCGCATAGTTAGCAGTTGAAACAGCATTAATAATCTTGGTTCCATCGATACCAGCTGCGATTTTGGCATCTGTTATTGAACTGTTTTCTATTTTTGTTGTAGTAACTGCATTAATTGCCAGAGCGGTTGTATCAATACTCCCGGCAGCTACGGCATTTGCGGTGATGGCAACATTGGCTGTGCTTACTGTATTAATTACGGTTGTCGCGATTCCCGCCATAACTGCATAGTTTGCGGTTGCGACAGCTAAAGTTGATTCGGTTTTTCCTCCAAGTAATTGAGAATTTGAGGAAATATTTGCGGTATTTGCTCCATGTGCATAATTGGCAGTTGCTGCATAGTATGCTGTCGAGACTGCGTTGACGATTTTTGCGCCGTCAATACCCGAAGCAATCTTAGCATCAGTTACGGCACTGTTCAGTATCTTTGTCGTTGTGACTGCATTGCTTGCTAGTGCCGTTGCATCGATACTCCCCGGAACAACTGTGTTTGCAATGAGTGCAATGCTTGCGGTCGAAACGGTGTTAAGGACTGTGTCAGCATAAGTGGCACGATTAACGATCCCGGTAATTTTTTGTCCGCTAAGCGATGTGATTTTTACATCGGTGACTGCTCCGTCAGCTAGTTTAGCTGTCGTGATAACTCCATTTATAATGCTTAATGCGATATTTGCTGTGCCAGAATCCACCGCATAGTTAGCTGTTGTAGCTGTGGCAACGCTACCGGCTGATAATCCGATAACCTGACCCGCATTGATCGTTGCAATTTTGGAACCGGGGATTGAACCGTTCACTATATTATTCCAGCTGACATCATCAGCAAGCTCTGTGTATTTTGATTTGAGTGCGAATGACTGTGCGGCAAGCGGTACTTTTACTTCGTCAGCATTGTCATCGATAGACATTCCAATATAAAGTTGATCGTTTGAAAGGACGGAGTTGGAGAAGGGGGCGACTGATCCTATCGAAATCGTGAATTTTCCGGCTTCAAAATTGATATTGTTATGGACTTCTTGCCAGATCGGAGCATCATTTGCGTTAATTATCCCGCCGTATAGCCTTACGATGACTTTGTGCCGGCCATTGAGCACATTGCCGTTTGCATCTTTCATTCGTGCGGTGAAATTAAGTGCTGAAGGTATTGCATCGGCACTCATATTTATAAAGAATAGCAGACAGACCAATGTACACATAAGTGCTAACATATTTTTATATTTCATAACCATTCACCCCTCTTTTAAAAGTTTATTGCCAAAGAAAAATAATTATTGTTTTTTTCTTCATAATATTCTGTCGCTTCCGAAGCATAACTTAATTCGAGTGCCGATATGTTGAGCTTAACTCCCCAGGTTATTCCTGTGTGCTTATTGCTCAGAATAAAGTATTCTTTCCAGCCTCCGAAAATAGAGAAAAAGGGCATGATGCCCGGTGTATAATTAAGGGCGAAGTGTTTCGTCAGATTGGCGTTACTGGTATTCTTTGCCTGTACTTGTGATAAAATATCAATATCAAAAATATGCTTTTTGATGCCCGCTATCAGTTGCATCGGAATGACCTCGTAATCATCGGAAGAGTATCTATAAGGTGAGCCCGGGAGCACGTTTTTTGCGCATAATGATATTTCCATATCCCGGAAGCTATTAAATAAAATACCAAAATCGGCGTTTAACGCGTGTCCCGAATAACTACCCATGTTCATCATGTAATATTTAAGGGAGTATCCATAGACGAATCCTTTTTGTTCTACTTCGTGAGAGAAATAGAGTATCGAGCTGTTATAGCCGAATGTGCTTTTTGTGTATATTTCGTCGAAGACATCTAGGTCGGTATTGAAAATATTAGATATCCGGCTGTCTATATATCCCAATCCGACGTTTCCAATGATTGAGTTGAACGCTATTGCTATATTAGTGTGCGTGACTTCTTTCATGAGTTTTGTGTTAAAAGCTTCGATTGAAAAACTCTTAATGCGATAGAGTCCGGCGGGATTTTCAAAGATAGTAGTTGCAGTTTTTGCGAAACCTTGAATGTTTGCATTTCCTATTGTGGACGCGCTTGTGCCAAGTGCTCCGGGATCAAGATACTCAGCATTAAGTGTTGCCTGTGCAAATGTAATAAGTATGATAATTAAATATTTAATCATTTGATTATTGCCATTTTTGATTTTCCTAATACTCGATTGTCATAAATTAGTATGTAGATATAGACGCCCACCGGAAGTTGATCAGCACGGAAAAGAACTTTATTGTAACCTCCGTTACCGCCAAGGTTGCCTGCTTGATAATTGTTCCGTGCAACTTCATATCCGTACATGTTATATACTCTGATCTGGATATCCATATCTTTTGAGAGTCTATAGCCAATGGTTGTCCCTTTGCCTGCGATGAAGGGGTTCGGATAATTAAGCAGCGCACCAAGCAATGCCGGTATTATAATAGCGTCTGTCATTAGAGTTGTATTATCGAGGACTAAGTTGTTGAATGTTGTTGCGTTCAAGGTGCCGGATGCGAGAATATCGAGCACATTAAACTTGAATTCGCTAAGAGATATTCCCACTGTTACCGCAGAGTTAACATCGAGTCCTTCCATCGTTATATCTTCAAGCTCGATTCCCATTGCCGGAACGAGAAAGATTCCTGAAAAAGCCATTAATAATATAAGCATTTTTATGTAATTCATTTTTCGCTAAGCCTAGTGTGTTTATATATATATTAATAGATATTTTATTATGATAACAACAAAAAAATACAAAGTAAAATAGTTTGTTGGTTTTTGTTTTAGGTAACAAGAAATATAGAATATGCTTTTTTGCTGTGCCACAAAAAAGTACCAAAAAGGTGCTTAGGAGGTTCCCTAAGGACTCCGGTGAGAGGAACTCGCTCACGAACCTGGGTATGTATACCTTGAACCGTTGTTTAGTGGCTTGGTTTGGTATATGTTGCATCGAACATATGGGAGAATTTAACAAAAAATTTCTTTAAAATGAATAATGTATGTATAATTAAAGTATACAATATTACATTTGACGTGGGGAATTTTGATAATGGACCATAAATTTAAAATACTTATAATTGATGATATGGCAGTTATTAGAACAATATTGAGAGTCGCGCTATACAATACGGCTGATATGGTTCCTGAACAAATTTATGAAGCTGGAAACGGAAAAGAAGCTTTGGAACTATTGAGTAAACAAAAAGTGGATCTAATTTTTTCGGATATCAATATGCCGCAAATGGATGGGATAGCGTTTTTGAAAGAACTTAATGCCCGAGGTATAAAAATACCTGTTGTTGTGCTTAGTACCGTGGAGTCGAAGGATAAGATTATAGAAGCTATAAAGCTCGGCGCTATTAAATTTATCCACAAACCATTTCATTCGGAGGACTTAAAAGAGGTAATTGATAAAGTAATTCTAGATAAATAGAGCTTATTCTTAAGTAGTATAACTAGTTTTTTGTAAATACCATATGTGTGTCCAGTAGTTTTTTCATTGTAATCAAAAAAAATATTTTGGACAAATTTTAGACAAACCTAGCTTACCCAATTTTTTTTATTGAAAATATCCCAGTAATTATCACCAAAAATGTAATCAGGAAATTCTTTTTATTATCGGTAAGTCCTTGTTTGTTTCCCTGCAATTACAACTATATTTGTTATTTGGAAAATAAAAGGTATAATTAAATATAACGTTATGATTAGTTCGAAGGGTTAATTGTTAAACAGTGGCATGACTATTTCAAAAAATAGTAGTCGTGGTTTGGTTTGGATGTTTTGAGTTTTTTTGCTAAGGTAAAACACTATTTATAAAGGATATATAGAATAAATATGAATAATATAAAAATAATTTTGATAATGATAGGTTTATTTATAATTCCGATTCAGAGTTATGCTCTTGATAGTTCCTCAATTGCAGGGAAGGGCGAGTACGAAAATAATCTTGAAGTAACATTACAGAAAATGGTAGATGCTATTGCCGGTAACGGGCAAGCGGTCATCGCCGTAAATGTGGACCTGGCACCCAGTCTTAAAAAAATAAGTTATACGAATCAATCCGATGTAGAAGTGAAAAAAAACGAAGCAAAAGTAAAAGGACAATATTTAATGCCGGGAGTTCCTGCTCTGAAAAACATCAATGAAGCAGCTTCTTCTTCGCTCCCGTTTGACTATCAGGAAGAATCAACAATTTCTGAAATAAAGAAGATAAATGTGAACATTCTGTTTAACTCAGAAATTTCCGGAAGTCAGATGGGCAACGTTAGAAAATTTGTAGAGAATTATCTGCGGACAAAATCTAGAAGCCGCTCCATATTAATATATAAAGAGAAATTTAATGAAAAATCGGGAATTGATACTGCATTTGGTAAGTTTAAGGATAGTAATGAGGCTAAATCTTTTTTAATAGATGTAGCCAGGGAAGTAGCTAGAGACATTTCGAATAAGTCTCCGGATTCAAAAGAAACATCTCCGATTGTTAGTGAAGTAAATTCTCAGGTTAATAGTAATTCAGGGCTGCCTGGAAAAAACAATTTAGTTATTATTGGCGCAATCTCAGTTGGAGTTTTGTTGCTCTTTATCGGTCTTTTTGTAATACTCATTATGGCTGTGTTAAAAAATGGAAAGCATGGATCCGAAACTTCGTCTATGACGGCTGGAAGCTTTAGCAACTCAGCAGTGGGATCTGGATTTGGTTCGACAACATCTGGAGAAACATATGCTCCTGCTCATTCTGTTGAGGCTTCCGTTCAAGATGAGAGCGAAGAGAATCATATGAAAGAAAAGAAGTTTTTTGCGTTTATTAATAAAAACAATGTTCATAAGCTTAAACATCTTTTGCAAATAAAAATTGCTTTAAACGAAGCAACTCCACAAACGATTGCTATGACACTTGCCTGTTTGTCCCCGGATATATCAGCAAAGATTCTAGTTGAATATCCACCTAAGATACAGGCAGAAATCGTATCAATACTGGTTAGTCTTGAACAATATGATGAAGAAGCAATCACCAATCTGGAAAAGGAAATCGCAAGCAAGATCAGTACTCTGCTTGGAGGAAAATATACTATTAGAAGCCTTATTGATAGCTTGTCTACAGAGAATAAGAAGATTATTACGAAGACAATCGCCCAGAAATACCCGTCAGTTCTTGATGATATCCGTGATTATATTGTACTGTTTGAAGACATAATTGCACTTGATGAAATGTCTATAAAGAAAATATTCAGTGAACTTGATTCCAACACTATTGCAACTGCTATTTGCCGGTTACCTAAAGCACAGCAAGACGGTATTATCAGGAATACCGCAAAGAGTACGGCAGCAATGATTGAGCAATGGGTTGAACTCAAAGGGAATAATATTTCTTATATGGAGATTGAAGAAGCCCAGAATAAAGTTATTAATTTTTCTAAGAAACTTGAAAGTGAAGGTTTAATTAAGATAGAAAAGATTGATTTTTTAAAAGCTGACGTAACCTGATTATGAATGAAAATTATTTTTATTTTATTACAAAAAAAAATATTCAAAAGTTTGTTTTTTTACTTGATAAAGAACTTGCAAAAAATCCGGGAAGAGATCTTGAGTTATTGACAATTGTTATAGGCTGTTTGCCTGGAGAGCTTGCTGTGGATGTTCTTGAACATTATCCAATGGAAATGCAGGCCGAGATTATGGTTGGACTGGTAAATTACCAGCAGTT encodes:
- a CDS encoding response regulator, translated to MDHKFKILIIDDMAVIRTILRVALYNTADMVPEQIYEAGNGKEALELLSKQKVDLIFSDINMPQMDGIAFLKELNARGIKIPVVVLSTVESKDKIIEAIKLGAIKFIHKPFHSEDLKEVIDKVILDK